A window from Thermodesulfobacteriota bacterium encodes these proteins:
- the recN gene encoding DNA repair protein RecN, whose product MLLGLTLKNFAIVDDITINFGSGLNIITGETGAGKSIIVNAINFILGDRASSDLIKSGEDEAQVEALFDISDDNEFLESLGSLGIQTGGGEVLIRRVFSISGKGRVYINGNLATIGMLDQITNGIIDVFSQHEHQSLLKEGNQLKVLDEFGGLTEICLSFSKLYRGYVEVKKELEEMRMHYDHQVEKEDFLRFQCGEIDAANLNVGEDQQLEREKLKLSNAEQLFSVSKEAYEIVYESEGSIIDKLKRIKITLDNAAKVDESLLGLSEALERGMSEIEDSAFSLRDYFSKIHYSPERLNQIEDRLQEIKRLKRKYGNTIEEIIEKRKKMGEELLNLTDFEEKEKRLEADVDRLKNTVDNGVRELSKARLNAAERLSGQVERGLEEVGIRGGKLVIDFDRKAISSEGYDKITFLFSANPDERPRPLSRVASGGELSRIMLVLKEVISRAEGGSILIFDEADSGIGGAVAETVGKKIKSLSKRHQVICITHLPQVAKFANTHFKVTKEFQRNSTKVDIRVLKQEEIISEIARMLGGIKVTEKTLAAAREMFEH is encoded by the coding sequence ATGCTTCTCGGACTTACCCTTAAGAATTTTGCCATTGTTGATGACATAACTATAAATTTCGGCAGTGGCCTAAACATCATAACTGGCGAGACTGGGGCGGGGAAATCCATAATAGTAAATGCGATTAATTTCATCCTTGGTGACAGGGCATCGTCCGATCTTATTAAATCGGGGGAGGATGAGGCTCAGGTTGAGGCCCTTTTTGATATAAGCGATGACAACGAATTTTTGGAAAGTCTAGGATCCTTAGGGATTCAAACTGGTGGTGGTGAGGTCTTGATCAGGAGGGTCTTTTCTATCAGTGGAAAAGGACGCGTATATATAAATGGTAACTTGGCCACAATTGGGATGCTTGATCAAATAACAAATGGAATTATTGATGTATTCAGCCAGCACGAGCATCAGAGTCTTCTAAAAGAAGGGAATCAATTGAAAGTCCTTGACGAATTCGGTGGGTTAACGGAAATTTGCTTGAGTTTTTCAAAGCTTTACCGAGGTTATGTTGAGGTCAAAAAGGAACTAGAGGAAATGAGAATGCACTATGATCATCAAGTGGAAAAAGAGGATTTTTTAAGGTTTCAGTGCGGTGAAATTGATGCTGCGAATCTAAATGTTGGAGAGGATCAGCAACTTGAACGCGAGAAATTGAAGTTGTCGAATGCCGAACAGCTATTTTCAGTCTCAAAAGAGGCATATGAAATTGTGTACGAAAGTGAAGGATCGATAATTGATAAATTGAAAAGGATTAAAATCACTTTAGATAATGCTGCAAAGGTTGACGAGAGTTTATTAGGTTTGTCTGAAGCCCTAGAAAGGGGGATGTCCGAGATTGAAGATTCGGCTTTTAGTCTTAGGGATTATTTCTCTAAAATTCATTATAGTCCAGAAAGGTTAAATCAGATTGAGGATCGCCTGCAAGAAATAAAGAGATTAAAGAGAAAATACGGTAATACGATTGAAGAAATAATTGAGAAACGAAAAAAGATGGGCGAAGAGCTATTAAATCTAACTGATTTCGAAGAGAAGGAGAAAAGGTTGGAAGCAGATGTGGATCGTCTGAAAAATACGGTCGATAATGGTGTAAGGGAACTCTCGAAAGCCAGATTAAATGCGGCAGAAAGATTGTCCGGTCAAGTCGAAAGAGGTCTTGAGGAAGTTGGAATAAGAGGGGGAAAGTTAGTCATCGATTTCGATAGAAAGGCAATCTCTTCAGAGGGTTATGATAAAATTACTTTTCTCTTTTCTGCAAATCCTGATGAAAGACCTAGGCCTCTATCAAGGGTTGCTTCTGGAGGAGAGCTTTCACGAATAATGCTGGTTTTAAAAGAGGTAATCTCAAGGGCGGAAGGCGGGTCTATCTTGATATTTGATGAGGCGGACTCCGGTATCGGAGGGGCAGTAGCAGAGACCGTCGGGAAAAAGATCAAAAGTCTTTCAAAAAGGCATCAGGTAATTTGTATAACTCACCTTCCTCAGGTTGCGAAATTTGCGAATACACATTTCAAGGTGACAAAAGAATTTCAGCGTAATTCTACCAAGGTTGATATCAGGGTACTGAAACAAGAGGAGATAATCAGTGAAATCGCCAGGATGCTGGGTGGCATCAAGGTTACAGAAAAAACGTTAGCAGCCGCGCGAGAAATGTTCGAACATTAA
- a CDS encoding arginine decarboxylase, pyruvoyl-dependent: MVPKSAFVTKGVGKHKEKLTSFEMALRDARIAEFNLVKVSSIFPAKCRLISTSGGLKLLKPGQVVYVVMSENATDEPNRLVAASVGMAIPKDPNRYGYLSEHHSFGQNDTLAGEYAEDLAAYMLATILDAPFDPDKSYDEQKDIWKISGHTVKTRNVTQSAVGDKHGLWTTVVAAVVFAV; this comes from the coding sequence GTGGTACCTAAGAGCGCCTTTGTAACAAAAGGGGTGGGCAAGCATAAAGAAAAGTTGACTAGCTTCGAGATGGCGCTTCGAGACGCAAGGATTGCCGAATTCAATCTAGTTAAAGTGTCAAGTATCTTCCCCGCAAAATGCAGGCTGATATCTACTTCAGGCGGATTAAAGCTTCTTAAGCCCGGACAGGTAGTTTATGTAGTCATGAGTGAGAACGCTACGGATGAACCCAATAGGCTGGTTGCAGCTTCTGTCGGAATGGCAATTCCAAAGGATCCGAATCGCTATGGGTATCTTTCTGAACATCACAGTTTTGGCCAAAATGACACACTCGCTGGCGAGTATGCGGAGGATCTCGCGGCTTATATGTTGGCGACAATATTGGATGCCCCCTTTGATCCTGACAAAAGCTATGATGAACAGAAAGATATTTGGAAGATAAGTGGCCATACGGTAAAGACCAGAAACGTAACACAATCCGCCGTTGGTGATAAACATGGTCTATGGACAACAGTGGTTGCCGCTGTTGTATTTGCGGTATAA
- a CDS encoding deoxyribonuclease IV, protein MKFGAHVSIARGIEKAPERAHEIGCECFQMFTRSPRGGNPPPFDKKTVGSFLRVCSRYGFANYYIHTPYYINLASEDINIRSSSIAIIKEELRRGDMISATYVMTHIGSSKELRSQKAISRVVEGLKIVLEKSNYKTKLLLENSAGQGTTIGNTFGELCEILQKVGNTELGVCLDTAHLLAAGYDIRTKNALNKVIREFSSTIGLDRLKLLHGNDSKVGLGEKKDRHEHIGEGYIGLTGFRNIVNNSDLQNIDLIVETPLERIEDDIRNLNKLRELKRS, encoded by the coding sequence ATGAAATTTGGTGCCCATGTCTCAATAGCCAGGGGAATCGAAAAGGCTCCCGAGCGAGCTCATGAAATTGGTTGCGAGTGTTTTCAGATGTTTACCCGGTCACCGCGAGGTGGAAATCCTCCTCCATTTGATAAAAAAACGGTCGGATCTTTTTTAAGAGTGTGTTCAAGATACGGATTTGCGAATTATTACATTCACACTCCTTATTATATTAATCTTGCCTCAGAAGATATAAATATAAGAAGCTCTTCCATCGCAATAATCAAAGAGGAACTCAGGCGGGGGGATATGATTTCAGCGACTTATGTAATGACACATATAGGGAGTTCTAAAGAACTGAGAAGTCAGAAAGCAATTAGTAGGGTTGTAGAAGGACTAAAAATTGTTTTGGAAAAGTCAAATTACAAGACTAAGCTCCTTTTAGAAAATTCGGCCGGACAGGGGACAACGATTGGCAATACTTTCGGAGAGCTCTGTGAGATTCTCCAAAAGGTGGGGAATACCGAATTGGGGGTTTGCCTAGACACTGCACATCTTTTAGCGGCTGGATACGATATCAGGACGAAGAACGCACTGAATAAGGTCATAAGAGAATTTTCTTCAACGATTGGGTTAGATAGATTAAAACTTTTACATGGTAATGACTCAAAGGTTGGATTGGGTGAAAAGAAGGATAGACATGAGCATATTGGGGAAGGGTATATAGGATTAACGGGTTTCAGAAACATTGTAAACAATTCTGATTTGCAAAACATAGATCTCATAGTTGAGACCCCTCTTGAAAGGATTGAGGATGATATCAGAAACTTGAATAAATTAAGAGAGTTAAAACGAAGTTGA
- a CDS encoding FAD-dependent oxidoreductase, translating to MSSKRIIIIGGGFAGVKCAKTLFNGLPKEEYEIVLFNSENYMVFQPLLAEVVGASINPDSVAVSLRQLLPGVLCRTEDINKINFVNDTVEYEGSESRVGVMSYDHLVIASGSVVNLGVIPGMADHTFPLKNVGDAIALRYHIMQQLENGEVCDDPELRRWYLSFIVVGGGFSGVEVAGEINDLVRETQKFYKNIRPDDISVTIIHSRDQLLPEVTTKLRDFAKVKMEEAGIKIVLNTSVSFVTPQGVGISGDTFMQGATVVSTIGNAISQFLGRLDVPKERGRILTEPDMRVKGCNNVWAIGDCAHIVNSFDGNPSPPTGQFAERQGRLAANNMIRVLNEKKTKPFYFKPIGQLCAIGGHNAVAEIFGMHISGFIAWFFWRTVYMFKLPSLSHRIKVGFDWAWDLFYSRDLAHPKADPTDRISRAHYQPGDCIFMQGDPGTNFYVIESGEVEVIRNGEEGKSRSILAVLGPGDFFGEMALIDNHPRNATIRARTAVEVLVMGRNVFQQISSTMAPFREILANAVRRRSGYLWQRFPLADEILKNQPFSSFVEHLDVYLHPESTFEDALNLLSEKSLEYCCVVDNDNTLKGILTRTDFVRAVDSGVKRHTKVREFMKADPIIVTVNEETPSVAATMRLHDIKWMPVVEDLDSRKIKGYVRIDRIMKFVLQHLPQH from the coding sequence ATGTCTTCCAAGAGGATCATAATAATTGGAGGAGGCTTTGCTGGCGTAAAGTGTGCTAAAACCTTGTTTAATGGACTGCCTAAAGAGGAATACGAAATAGTTCTCTTCAATAGTGAAAACTATATGGTTTTTCAGCCGCTTTTGGCTGAAGTAGTAGGAGCGTCAATAAACCCTGATTCGGTCGCCGTCTCTCTGAGGCAGTTGTTGCCCGGTGTACTATGTCGAACTGAGGATATAAATAAAATAAATTTTGTGAATGATACCGTCGAATACGAAGGTTCGGAAAGCAGAGTGGGAGTGATGAGTTATGATCATCTAGTGATTGCTAGTGGGTCGGTTGTGAATCTTGGTGTTATACCTGGTATGGCTGACCATACCTTTCCACTCAAAAATGTGGGTGATGCTATTGCGTTGCGTTACCATATTATGCAACAGTTGGAGAATGGGGAGGTCTGTGACGATCCTGAATTGAGGCGTTGGTATCTATCATTCATAGTTGTAGGTGGAGGCTTCAGCGGAGTAGAGGTTGCTGGAGAGATCAATGATTTGGTAAGAGAGACTCAGAAATTTTACAAGAATATCAGACCTGATGATATCTCAGTGACTATAATACATTCAAGGGATCAGCTTCTTCCGGAGGTAACCACCAAGCTCCGAGACTTTGCTAAGGTGAAAATGGAGGAGGCTGGGATTAAGATAGTTTTGAACACCAGCGTATCTTTTGTGACTCCTCAGGGAGTAGGAATAAGCGGAGATACCTTTATGCAGGGAGCTACCGTTGTTAGTACAATCGGTAACGCCATTTCTCAATTTTTGGGTAGGTTAGATGTTCCTAAAGAACGAGGACGGATACTTACAGAACCCGACATGCGAGTGAAAGGATGCAATAATGTATGGGCAATTGGAGACTGTGCGCACATAGTCAATTCATTTGATGGAAATCCTAGCCCTCCGACTGGCCAGTTTGCCGAAAGGCAGGGCAGGCTGGCTGCAAATAATATGATTCGGGTTTTAAATGAAAAGAAAACGAAACCGTTTTACTTCAAACCAATTGGTCAGCTATGTGCGATTGGTGGACATAATGCAGTAGCTGAGATATTCGGAATGCATATTTCAGGTTTCATCGCCTGGTTTTTCTGGAGAACCGTCTATATGTTTAAACTTCCTTCCTTGTCCCATAGAATCAAGGTTGGTTTCGATTGGGCATGGGATCTTTTTTATTCGCGTGACTTAGCACACCCAAAAGCAGATCCTACCGATCGTATATCGAGGGCTCACTATCAACCAGGTGACTGTATTTTTATGCAAGGCGATCCTGGCACTAATTTCTATGTAATCGAGAGTGGTGAAGTAGAGGTAATTAGAAATGGTGAAGAAGGTAAATCTCGAAGTATTCTAGCTGTTCTTGGTCCGGGTGATTTCTTTGGGGAAATGGCTTTAATTGATAACCATCCACGTAACGCTACCATACGTGCGCGAACCGCTGTCGAGGTTCTTGTAATGGGAAGAAACGTTTTTCAACAAATTTCGAGCACAATGGCCCCTTTTCGTGAGATTCTCGCTAATGCTGTGAGAAGAAGGAGTGGATATCTTTGGCAAAGATTTCCCCTTGCTGATGAAATTCTAAAAAACCAGCCCTTTTCGTCGTTTGTAGAACATTTGGATGTATATTTACACCCAGAAAGCACTTTTGAGGATGCACTTAACCTATTAAGTGAAAAATCTCTGGAATACTGTTGTGTTGTTGATAATGACAATACATTGAAAGGTATTCTAACCAGGACAGATTTTGTTCGTGCCGTAGATTCAGGGGTTAAACGTCATACAAAGGTGCGTGAATTCATGAAGGCAGATCCCATTATAGTAACAGTAAATGAGGAAACACCGTCCGTAGCTGCAACTATGCGGCTCCATGATATCAAATGGATGCCGGTTGTTGAAGATCTTGATAGTCGCAAAATTAAGGGTTATGTTAGGATTGATAGAATAATGAAGTTTGTCCTGCAGCATTTACCCCAGCACTAA